The DNA window GCACCACCTCGGGATCGAACGCAGCCCCGCCCGCGCCGACCCGGTCCAGCGCCTCCAGGAACTCGCCGACCTGCGCGACCCGGTCCTTCAGCAGGTAGCCGATCCCGTCCGCGTCGTGGGTGATCAGCTCCGCCGCGTACCGCTTCTCCACGTACTGCGACAGCACCAGCACGCCGACCGACGGGAACAGCCGCCGGATCTCCAATGTCGCTCGCAGTCCCTCGTCGGTGTGCGTCGGCGGCATCCGTACGTCGACGACCACCGCGTCCGGCGGCGACGCGCGCACCGCCTCCACCAGCGCGTCACCGTCACCCACGGCGGCCACGACCTCGTGCCCCTCCTCGACGAGCAGCCGCACCAATCCCTCGCGCAGCAACGTCGAGTCCTCGGCCAGGATCACTCGCATGGCAGCTCCGCCGTGATCGTCGTGCCGCCACCGGCCGGGCTCACCACGGCGAACGAACCGTCCAGCGCTGCCACGCGCCGAGCCAGCCCCGCCAGGCCGCCGCCCGAGGCATCGGCCCCACCCACGCCGTCGTCCGCGATCCGCACGTGGATCATCTTGTCCGACTGGGAAATCGTGACGTCCACGCGGTGCGCGCCGGCATGCTTCGCGGCGTTCGTCACGGCTTCGCAGACCACGAAGTACGCCACCGCTTCCACGTTGCGCGGCGGCCGCCCGGCGAGCGCGAAGTCCAGCTCGACCGGGACGGGCGAACGATCGGCCACGTTCTCCAACGCCGCGGCGAGCCCCTGCTGGTCCAGCGCCGCGGGGTAGACACGCCACGACACCTCGCGCAGCTCGTGCAGCGCCTGTTGCGACTCCTCGTGCGCCTGCACCAGCAGCTCCGCGGTCTTGTCCGGCGACTGGCTGCGCCGAGCCCGGCCCAGCAGCATGCCCAGCGCGACGAGCCGCTGCTGGACGCCGTCGTGCAGGTCCCGCTCGATCCGCCGCCGCTCGCCGTCGACCGCCTCCACGACCAGCGCGCGGCTCTCCGACAGCTCGCTGACTCGCCGCTGCAGCAGGGCGTTCGCAGTCGGGCCGAGAATCCGCCGTACCAGCGCACGATCCAGCCCCGCGACCCCGGCGATGCCGACAAGATCGAGGTAGAGCAGCACGGCGCCGGGGATCGCGGCGAGCGCGACCGTCTCCCACGTCACTCGCCCGCCGGACTCGACGAACGACCACGGGAAGCCGGTCGTCCAGGCCAGCAGCATCGAGCCGGTGACCGCGAGCCCGAAGCCCAAAAGGAAGAGGACGAACAGCCCGAGCAAGCCGACGACCCAGCGCAGCGCCAGGTACCGCATCGCCTGCCAGCCAGTGAACTCGTGCTCCTCCACGCCGCCGAGATACCGGACGACGCGCCGCCGTTCCAAGCCAGCAAGAGAACGAGCGCCGGCAAGCACCGGCGGAACGACGATCTCCCTTGCGCGTGGCCAGATCCAGCTCGCGCCGACCGTGAGCCCCGCGACGATGACGAAGCAGAGGTCGAGGAACGCCGTCGCCGCACCGATCGCCACGCCGAGCGTGACGCGACCTGCGGACCGAAGGCGTTCCCTCACCCCTACTACTTCACCAGGAAGCGCCACTGAGTGACCGTCTGAAAGCCGGACGACAGGTAGAGCCGTACGCCGCCCTCATTCCGCGCCGGGGTCACGACGCGGACGCCGCTCGCGCCGGCGCGAGCGAGCGCGCGGCACGTCGCGAGCACGACCCGCCGGCCGTATCCGTGGCCGCGGTGCTCCGGATCGGTGGCCACCGGCTCGAGCAGCCCGCACGCGCCAGGCCGGGACATCCAGCCTGTCGCCACGGCCGCGGGGGCGCCGGTGGGCGTACGCAGCAACAGGTCGAACCGGCCGTCGTAGGCCGAGCTCGCCGCCGCCCGTTCCCACCGCTCGACCGTGAACGTGGACCCCTCGAACCCGGCCCGCTGGACCGCGACCCGAGCGGCCACGTCGTCGGCACCGGCGAGTGGCGCCACGGCGTCGTCGAGGAGGTCGAGATCCTCCGACGTCGTCGGGCGGTAGAACGCCTGCCAGGGGTCGTCACCCAGCCGCCGCCCGTCGGCAAGCAGCGCCTCCCGCAGAGCGGTCCCGTCCGGAGTGTCGACGACCTTCACGCTCGCCAGGTCCGACCGTATTCTGGCGGCGAGAACGTGGTCCTGCCGATGGTCCGGTGCGACCGAGAGCGTGATGTCCTCGTCACCCGAGCCGATGCCGACTGCCGCGATCTCGCCCGAGTCGTTCTCCCAGATCCGCGGCTCGAAGTCCTCGTTCCGTGTGGCCCAGCCGACGTCGCCCGCGTGCACGTTGGTCCCGCCGCCACCTTCCGGCTCCCATGCCGCCAGCGCCGAGATCGCTCGTTCCGATGTACTCACGAGGGAACAGCATGTCAGCACCGCTGCCCGATCGGCCAATTTTGCCTACGGATGGCGCAGTCCAGGGGCCACCGGCGGTTTCATGGTGGACATGGCTAGCGCACCTCAGCTCCGCAGGTCCCTCAACGTCTGGCAAGCCGTCGGCCTCTCCGTCGCGCTGATGGCACCGAGCATGGCCGCGAACATCAACCCGCAGGGCATGATCCCGTCGGTCGGCCGTGCGGTCCCGCTCGCCTTCCTGCTCGCCGCGGTCGGTGTGCTGCTGGTGGCGTACGGGTTCGTCCGGCTCTGCCAGCACTTCCACCACGCGGGTTCGGTGTACGGGTTCGTCGGCGCGACGCTCGGGCCGCGGACCGGGGTGGTCGCCGGCTGGGGACTGCTCGGCACGTACACGTTCTACGGCGTCGTGACGAGCTCGGCGGCCGGCATCTTCGGCACCGCGTTCCTGCAGGAGGTGGGGATTTGGCCGAACCCACCAGTGCTCGCGCCGTTCCTCCTCACCGCGGTCGCGCTGGTCGGCGCGCTGCTGCTGACGGTCGTGCCGGCTCGGCGGGGTACGAGTGTGCTGCTGACCGTGGAGATCGCGACGCTCGTGCTGATCCTGCTGACCATCGTCGTCGTGCTCGTGCGGCTGCTGTCGGGGAGCGCGCCGGGCGGGCGTTCGTTCACCCTCGAGGTCTTCACTGTGGCCGCCGGGACGGACGTGTCGGCGGTGTTCCTCGGTGTGGTGTTCGGCTTCCTGTCGTTCGCCGGCTTCGAGGCCGCCGCGACGCTGGGGGAGGAGGCGGCGAACCCCAAGCGCGACATCCCGCGGGCGATCCTGGGCACGGCGATCTTCGGCGGCGTGTACTTCGTCGTGGTCACCGCGGTCGAGATGATGGGCTTCGGTACGGATGCCGCCGGAGTCGAGGCGTTCGGCTCTTCGCCTTCCCTGCTTGGTGATCTGGGCTCGTCGTACGTCGGCGGCTGGGTCGGGTATCTGATCAGCGCGGGCGCGGCGGTGAGCGCGTTCGGTTGCTGTCTGGCCTGTGTGGTCGGCGGATCGCGGCTGCTGTACGCGTTGTCGCGGGACAGCGTGGGCGAACGAGGACTCGGCAAGCTCACCGCCGCGGGGACGCCGGGGCGGTCGGCCGTCGTGGTGGCGAGCGCGATGGCGCTGATCATCGTCGTGTGCGTGGTCGCGTTCGGCGCGGTGCCGTTCGACACGTTCCTGTGGTCGGGAACGATCGGGACGCTGATGCTGCTCGTGGTCTATGTGCTGACGACGATCGGCGTGATCTGGCTGCTCTTCGTCAAGCGGGCCTTGCCGGTGCGGCGATGGGAGATCGTGATCCCCCTCGGCGCCCTGGTGGTGCTGGGCTACACGCTGTACCGGAACGTGATCCCGTACCCCTCGGAGGGGCCGGCGCGGTTCTTCCCGATCGTCGCTGGAGCGTGGCTCCTCGTCGGCGTGGTCGCGATCCTGCTCGCCCCGGGAGTGGCGCGCCGTCTCGGGCAACGTCTGACCGAGAGCGAGGGTCTCTCTCTGAGCAAGTAACGCTTTCGCCCTCCGCCGCCACAAGCGGGTGTAAGCAAGGCGATGAAGGGGGAGCAGGTGGCAGGCAAGCTGACGGCGATCAGCCACGACCGGGAGGCGTTCCGGGCGTTCTACCGCACGCATGTGGAGGCGGTGCAACGCTTCATCGCGCGCCGCGTCGACGACCCGTACCTCGCTGCCGATCTGACCGCCGACGTGTTCCTCGCGGCGATCTCCTCGGCGGCGACCTACCGGGGGAGCGGCGCCGGCGAGCTGGCGTGGCTGTACGGGGTCGCGCGGAACGTCGTCGCGACCGACCGCCGGCGCCGGTACCTCGAGCGATCCGCGGTCGGGCGCATCGCCGGCCGACGGCTGCTCGAGCCCGACGACTTAGTGCGGCTGGAGGAACGCATCGACGCGGAGGCTCGCTCGCGGGAGCTCTACGCCGCGATGGACGCACTGGTCGAGGGCGAACGAGCGGTCCTGGAGCTGGTCGCGCTGGATGGCCTGAGCGTGGCGGAGGCCGCACGAGCGCTGGGTATCCGGCCGGTGGCAGCACGAGTGCGGCTGCATCGGGCCCGGAAGCAGCTACGTGACCAGCTCACCCCTTTCGTCGCCGCCAACCCGAGCTTGACGGAGGCATGAGATGACAAGGTTCGAAGACAAGCTGGAGCTGGAGCTCGAAGCCGTGGTGGCAGAGAACGCGGCGCCCGCACCGAAGCGGCGCCGTTTCGGCTGGAAGCCCCGGATCGCCTTGGTGGGAGCGGTGGCCGCGGCCGCCACGGCGATCGCGGTGAGCGGCGTGGTGCAGCCCGCGAGTCCCGCCTGGGCGGTCGAAAAGACCGGCGACGATACGGTGCGGATCAAGTTCATCGAGCTGCGGGATCCGGACGGCTTGGAGCAGGCACTGGCCAAGCTCGGCATCCGGTCCGAGATCGCCTTCGTGCCTTATGGAAGGCGATGCGCTCACAAGCCAGGTCAGAAGTTCGATCCGGACGGTCCGGTCGACATCGTCCCCGGCGAGAGCGAACATTGGGATTCGATCGAGCTTCGCTATCGACCGCAGCGACCCGACCAGACTGTCGTTCTCCGTCTCGCCGATCACCGTTCATCCAGTTCGGCTCTCGTTTCCTCCCTGTCGTTCTACAACGTCATCGGCCCGGTGAGTCCGTGCGAGATGCTCGGTGGGACCGATGAGACCACGGAGGTCGAGCCCAAATAGCGGACTGGCCGCGGCGGATCGCTCTCCGCCGCGGCCAGCTCCTTGCGCTAGCTCGCCGAGGTGAACGCGTAGACGTTGCCGTCGTACGCGCCGATCACGAGGGCGTTGCCCGATACCGCGGGTGACGAGGCCACCCAAGGGCCGAGGCGGTGCTTCCACAGCTCCGCGCCGGTGGCCGCGTCGAGGGCCCGGACGAAGCCGTCGTTGCCACCCACGTACACCACGTCGCCCGACACCGCCGGCGAGGAGAGCACGCCGTGTCCGGTCTGGTGGCTCCACCGCTTCAGGCCGGTCGCGAGGTCCAGCGCCGTCACCGAGCCGTCGGCGAACGACACGTACGCGACCCCGTTCGACACCGCCGGCGCGGACGCCGTGCCGTCGCCGGCCAGGAACGACTTGCCCGGGCTGCGGTACCGCCAACGCTCAACCCCGGTTGAAGGATCGAGCGCCACCACGATGTCGCCCTGGAACGTCATCAGCAGCTGGCCATCTGCCAGGACCGGAGCCGTACGGGTCCAGCCTCCGGCCGGTGCCTTCGCCCACTTGCGCGTCCCGGTCGCGGTGTCGAACGCGCTCAGCAGGCCGCCCTGTGCCGCGTGCACCACCAGCCCGTCCGCCACGGCAGCCGTGCCGAACGAGTGCCAGTTGCCGCCGATCCCGCTGTTCGCGATCCACTTCCGGGTCCCGGTCGCGGCGTCGATCGCCTCCAACGCCGTTCCCGCACCGGTCGAGTAGCTCTGGTAGATCACGCCGTCGACGACCGTCGGCGCCTGGTACATCCACACCCGGTCGCCCGGGTTGCCGGCGCGGTACGACCACAGCACCTTGCCGGTCGAGGCCTTGATCGCGTACACGGTGCCGCGGATCGACGTCGCGTACACGACCCCGTCGACGACCGACGGCGTTCCCTCGACCTGCCCGTCGGCCTTGACCGACCACCGCAGCTTGCCGGTCGCGAGATCCAACGCGTGCACGGCGTTCAGCTTCACGTCGTTCTCGTCGCGTACGCCGATGTAGACGCCACCGTCAACCACGGCAGGCGATCCGGTCAGGATCTTGCCCTGGGTGAAGTGCGTCCACGCCAGCCGCAACGGCGGCTTGACAGCGTCCGTCGTCAGCCCGGTGTGCGCCGGGTTGCCGTGGAACGCCGTCCACGGCGCACCCTGCTCGGGAGCAGCGGATGCGGCGACCACGCTGAACGTGCCCTCCTGCCAGCTCTTCGTGCCGTCCGTGCCGGTCGTCTCGACCGTGATCTTGTGTGAACCGAGTAGCCAGGACCGGGCGTCGACCGGCGCGGTCCACGTCCAGTCGCCTACGGCGGACAGCGATCGCCAACCACCGTTGTCGATGCGGTAGCGCGCGCTCGCCACCTCCAGCGAGGTGTCGTACGCGTTCACCTCGATCGCCGTCCTCGCGCGCGGCAGCGAGCCGCCGGGAGCGGGGTTGACGATCGTGAGGTTCTTCGACTGGCCGTACTCACGGAACGGCAGGTTGATCCGGTTGCCCTTGAAGCTGACGACGCGGAACCCGTTCGGCGTCTGGTCGATCGTGTACGACGACGAGGTGGTGACCGCGTGCAGCGCGCCCTTGATCGGTGCCGCATCGACGTCGTTGGAGTGCGTGTGCCCGGCGAGCAGCAGCTTGGTGTTGTGCCGCTCCAGCAGTTTCACCAGCGCGGGCAGCTTGTCGACGGTCGTTGCCTGCGGCGTGTTGATCGGGATGTGCGTGATCACGACCACCTGCTGCCACCGCGGCACCAGCGCCAGGTCCTGCTCCAACCAGCGCAGCTGGTCGGGCTGGTTGAGGCCCTGGATGTTGTCCAGCATGACGAAGTGCCGGTCGCCGGAGCTGAACGAGTACCACTCCGGTCCGACCGTCTGCCGGTAGTTGTCGACCAGGTCGGCGTAGGTGTTGCCGGACTGGAAGAAGTACTCGTGGTTGCCGATCGCCGGCCAGACCGGGATCGTCGACACCTTCGTCCCGGCGCGGAAGTCGGCGAACTCCTGCAGCGTCGCGTTGTTCGTGAGGTCACCGGAGACGACCGAGAAGAGCGGCCGGTCCTTCGGCGTGGACGTCGCGATCAGCTTGTTGATCTGGGCGATCTGGCCGCTGAAGCGTTCCTTGTTGTTGGTCGTACCGGCCTGGACGTGGACGTCGGCCAGCCCGATGAACCGGTAGCTGCGGCGGGTGGCGTCGCTGTTCGGCCGCAGGGCGAAGTCGACGATCGCGTTGCCTGCCGCGTCCGGGGTCACCGGTGCGTAGAAGCGCGGGATGTTGTCGGCGTCGGGTGCGGGGACGAAGCCTGCGGGGGAGCTGACGAACACCAGATCGGTTTTGCGCCGTTCGGTGTTGACCGTCAACGCGTACTTGCCGCGGTGGTCGGTGCGCTTCACGACGTCGCCGTCGGAGATGGCGACGTTCGGGATGCCTGGTTCGTTGCCGTCCTTGGTGCCGTCCTTGTCGAGGTCGGCGAAGACCTGACCGGTGACGGCGGCGGTTCCGGGCGGCGCGTCGGCGTGGGAGGACTCGGTCTGGACGAGGGTAGTGGCGAGACTTCCGGCGACAACCGTGGCGCCGAGAACAGCCAACCAGGGTTGAGGTCTCATGGGGCTCCTCTTAAGCGAACTGGGTAAAGGCGGAGATCGTCAGGACGATTCCGACCGCGGTGAGGACGACCGCACTCACCTGCGGCGTCTTGGCGAGCAACCGTTGCCCCCGTGGTCGACTGGCGACGACGTTGCGTCCCCAGACGAGTGAGAGGCCCACTACGACGAGCGTCGCGGCGAGGCCGAGGGAGAACGCGGCGATCAGGGTGAGTCCGAACGCGATCCGTCCGGCCGCTGTCGCGCCGAGCAGGACGACGAGGGCCGACGGCGAGGGCAGCAGGCCGCCGGAGGCGGCGAGCGCGAGGATGCCCGGCCAGGAGAGCGGCTTCACCCCGTCCGGCAGCTCGTGGCTGTGGCCGTGTCCGTGGCCGTGTCCGTGGCCATGTCCATGTCCGTGTCCGTGCCCGTGACCATGGCCGTGCGCTTCGGTGGTCTTGCGCCGGAACCAGCGCCGGCACATCCACAGACCCACGCCGAGCACGGCGATGCCGGACGCGAGCGACAGCCACGGGAAGAGCTCCTCGGGCGCGAACGCCTCCCAGGCCTGCCACAGCCCGACGCCGATCACCAGCACGCTGAGCGTGTGCATCAACGCGACGACGACGCCGATCGCGACGGCGTCGCGGGCGCGGCCCTGGGTGCCGACGACGTACGCCGCCATCACCGACTTCCCGTGCCCGGGGCCGAGAGCGTGCACGCAGCCGAAGAAGAACGCCATCGCGAACAGGCTGGCGGCGGTGATCGGCGAGTCGAGCGTGCGGTTGGCGAGCGCGGACAGGTCGGTGTCGCCGAACGGGTTGTCGGCGGACTTCAAGGTGGTCTTGGCGGCCGCGTTCTTGGTGTCCTTCGCGTCCGGGACCAGCGGTTGGCCGCCGGGGTTGAAGATGAACGTCCTGGTCTTGCCGTTCTCGTGCAGCCAGGCGAGATTCGCGTGCTGCTCTTGGCCCTTCTGCGCGAGGAAGAGCCGGTAGTCGATCGCGTAGTCCTGGACCGCTGTGGGAAACGCGAACCGCAGCGTGACGTGCAGGAGCGGGATGTCACCCATCATCGCGACGCCGCCGAGGTCGGTGAGCTTGCCCGCGCTGGTCGCCTCGACGGACTCGAGCTTCGGCGCGACGGCTTGGCTCGCGTTCGTGATCTTGACGCCGTCGGTGACGAGCTTGACGAGCTCGGCGCGTTGCAGCTTCAGCCCGTTGCCGGCGCCGGGGATCGGCGTGTCACCCTCGGTGCTGAGGACGAGGGCTGCGGAGAGCTGGCGGGCATCGAGGTAGAGGTCGTACTCGACGTCGTTCCCCGCGATCCGGATCTCGGAGAACCCGACGTTTCCGTTGTGTGCTTGGGCGAGAGTCGGCGCGGCCAGCGCGAGGACGAGGGCGGCGAGGAGAACTCCCAGCGCCCGGCGCACAAGCGGTGGCCGGGCGGCTCGGAGCGGAGGCCGTCTCACGGTGGGCAGTCTGTGCCGGTTGGGTGAACGGCACGAGGGTTGCAAGAGCCCAGTTCGTGAACGGGGGCGGCTGAAACCGGTCAGCCGCTGGCGGGCCTAGCGGAGGGCTGCGACGACGTCGACCTCGACGAGGATGCCCTTGATCGTGGAGCCGACCGTGGTGCGAACGGGGTACGGCGGGGTGAGGAACGACTCGTACGCCTTGTTGAAGTCGGCCCAGTCGTCGGCGCTCGCGAGGTGAACGGTCGACTTCACCACGTCGGAGAAGTCGAGGCCCTTCTCGGCCAGGACCGCGGCGATGTTGCGCATGACCTGCGCGGTCTGCTCGGCGACGCCGCCCTCGACGAGCTGTCCGGTCGCCGGGTCGACGGGGCCGAAGCCCGCGGTGTAGAGGAACCCGTTCGCCACGATGCCCTGCGAGTACGCGCCCGCGGGCGTCGGTGCCTTGTCGGTCCGGATCTCTTCCCTGGCCATGCGTGCTCCTTCGGTCCCGATGCGGTCGCTGTCGAACCTACCGGCTCACTCGGGTCCGGGAATCGGGCGGCCGAAGATGGCCTCGGCCACTGCCTCGAGGTGGGGTTGGAGGTCCTGTTGCTCGGCCTTGGCCAGCGCTGGCGTGCGGACGGCGGAGCGGAGGATGCCGAGGCCGAGCATCCAGGCGGCGAACAGCTCGGCCCTGAGCTGCTTGTCCTTGGCGTCTCCGGCGAGGTCGGCGAGTTTGTCGATGTGCGCGGCGCAGATCTCGTCGCGGAGCCGGTCTCGTTCGTCGTCGGAGCCGATCGACCTCAGGGCGACGATCAGCGGGTGCTCGCCGTCGTACTCTTCCCAGTCCTGGAAGACGAGCCTGCCGAGCAGCTCTCGCGGCCACTGCTCGAGGGGCGCGTCGATCATGGCGTCGGTGTGCGCGGCCATCGCCTCGTCGAACAGGCCGCGCTTGCTGCCGAAGTAGCGGAAGACCAGTGCGGGATCGACCCCGACCGCGCCGGCGACGTCGCGCACGCTGGTCCCGTCGTACCCGGCTCGCGCGAACTGCCGCCGGGCCGTCGCCAGCAGCTCCTGCCTGGTCTGCTCACGGTCGCGCTTGCGGGTCATCTCGCCTCCTCCGGGTCAAGTCACCAACTGTTGACATGCTAGCCGACGGCTGTCTATTCTCCGTAGTCACCGATCGATGACTTAGGAGTGGGCTGATGCGCGATCTCGTGGTGGCGGGTGGGACGACCGGGATGGGCCGGGCTTTGGCGCTGCACTATCTGCGGCTGGGTGCGCGGGTGACGGTGGTGGGTTCGTCGGCGGCGCGGGGCGCTGAGTTCCTGGCCTCGGCTGGGGACGGCGATGGCGCGTTCGTCCAGGCGGACCTGCGTTCGGTGGCGGAGAACGCGCGAGTCCTGGCGGCCGTACGTTCGCGCCACTCTCGCCTCGACGGGCTCGTGCTGACCGCGATGATGGCGCCGCTTCGCCGGGAGGTGACCGTGGATGGCTTCGAGAGCGCGTTCGCCTTGTACTACGTCTCGCGGTTCGTGCTGTCCTATGGGCTGACGTCCCTGCTGGAGAAGGGGTCTGCGCCGGTGATCGTGTCCATCGGCGGGACGGGGATGACAACCGGCTCGATCGCATGGGACGACCTCACGCTGTCGCGCGGCTTCGGCATGGTGAAGGCGACCCTGCAGGCCGGCCGGGCGAACGACCTGCTCGGCGTGCACTACGTCCAGAACCACCCGTCCGGCCGGACCCGCTTCCTCCTCGACCACCCGGGCCACACCGACAGCGGAACCAACCACACCCCCCAACCCCTGCGAACGGTCCTGCGCGTGGTCGGCAAGCTGTTCGCACAGACGCCCGAGCAGGCCGTCGCGCCGATCATCGAGCTGATGGACGCGCCACCCTCCGGCCAGCGCCTGATCGCCTGGGACCGCGACAAGCCCGTCGACCTCGCGCTCCCCACCCTCGACCCCACCAATGCCCAGCGCCTGTACGACCTCACCAAGCACCTGGTCGAGGACGTGGACGAAGCCGCCGCCTCTTGAGTCCGCCGGCCTAGCCTCGATCCTTCGTCCGGCGGTTGGTTCGACCGGCCCGGCCCGGGTCGGGGGGCCAATGATCATGTTTACATGATCATTGGCCGCTTTACGTGGGGTGGACGCCAGGTAGAGCGACCACTGGCCGGGTAAGGCGACCACGACGGTTCACCTACGGAGTGCCTTAGAGGCGTTCGAACCAGCGCAGGATCTGGGGGTAGGCCAGCACGCCGGTGGTGTTGTGGTCGACGGGGCCGACGTCGACGATCTTCGAGTGAACGCCGTTCTGGCGCAGTTTCGCCTTG is part of the Tenggerimyces flavus genome and encodes:
- a CDS encoding response regulator transcription factor yields the protein MRVILAEDSTLLREGLVRLLVEEGHEVVAAVGDGDALVEAVRASPPDAVVVDVRMPPTHTDEGLRATLEIRRLFPSVGVLVLSQYVEKRYAAELITHDADGIGYLLKDRVAQVGEFLEALDRVGAGGAAFDPEVVRQLLSRTSHTSPLGRLTARERDVLDQMAQGFTNASIADRMHVSQSAVEKHINAIFDKLELSHQPGYSRRVLAVLRYLGS
- a CDS encoding sensor histidine kinase, producing the protein MRERLRSAGRVTLGVAIGAATAFLDLCFVIVAGLTVGASWIWPRAREIVVPPVLAGARSLAGLERRRVVRYLGGVEEHEFTGWQAMRYLALRWVVGLLGLFVLFLLGFGLAVTGSMLLAWTTGFPWSFVESGGRVTWETVALAAIPGAVLLYLDLVGIAGVAGLDRALVRRILGPTANALLQRRVSELSESRALVVEAVDGERRRIERDLHDGVQQRLVALGMLLGRARRSQSPDKTAELLVQAHEESQQALHELREVSWRVYPAALDQQGLAAALENVADRSPVPVELDFALAGRPPRNVEAVAYFVVCEAVTNAAKHAGAHRVDVTISQSDKMIHVRIADDGVGGADASGGGLAGLARRVAALDGSFAVVSPAGGGTTITAELPCE
- a CDS encoding GNAT family N-acetyltransferase, which codes for MSTSERAISALAAWEPEGGGGTNVHAGDVGWATRNEDFEPRIWENDSGEIAAVGIGSGDEDITLSVAPDHRQDHVLAARIRSDLASVKVVDTPDGTALREALLADGRRLGDDPWQAFYRPTTSEDLDLLDDAVAPLAGADDVAARVAVQRAGFEGSTFTVERWERAAASSAYDGRFDLLLRTPTGAPAAVATGWMSRPGACGLLEPVATDPEHRGHGYGRRVVLATCRALARAGASGVRVVTPARNEGGVRLYLSSGFQTVTQWRFLVK
- a CDS encoding APC family permease, which produces MASAPQLRRSLNVWQAVGLSVALMAPSMAANINPQGMIPSVGRAVPLAFLLAAVGVLLVAYGFVRLCQHFHHAGSVYGFVGATLGPRTGVVAGWGLLGTYTFYGVVTSSAAGIFGTAFLQEVGIWPNPPVLAPFLLTAVALVGALLLTVVPARRGTSVLLTVEIATLVLILLTIVVVLVRLLSGSAPGGRSFTLEVFTVAAGTDVSAVFLGVVFGFLSFAGFEAAATLGEEAANPKRDIPRAILGTAIFGGVYFVVVTAVEMMGFGTDAAGVEAFGSSPSLLGDLGSSYVGGWVGYLISAGAAVSAFGCCLACVVGGSRLLYALSRDSVGERGLGKLTAAGTPGRSAVVVASAMALIIVVCVVAFGAVPFDTFLWSGTIGTLMLLVVYVLTTIGVIWLLFVKRALPVRRWEIVIPLGALVVLGYTLYRNVIPYPSEGPARFFPIVAGAWLLVGVVAILLAPGVARRLGQRLTESEGLSLSK
- a CDS encoding RNA polymerase sigma factor, whose product is MAGKLTAISHDREAFRAFYRTHVEAVQRFIARRVDDPYLAADLTADVFLAAISSAATYRGSGAGELAWLYGVARNVVATDRRRRYLERSAVGRIAGRRLLEPDDLVRLEERIDAEARSRELYAAMDALVEGERAVLELVALDGLSVAEAARALGIRPVAARVRLHRARKQLRDQLTPFVAANPSLTEA
- a CDS encoding outer membrane protein assembly factor BamB family protein → MRPQPWLAVLGATVVAGSLATTLVQTESSHADAPPGTAAVTGQVFADLDKDGTKDGNEPGIPNVAISDGDVVKRTDHRGKYALTVNTERRKTDLVFVSSPAGFVPAPDADNIPRFYAPVTPDAAGNAIVDFALRPNSDATRRSYRFIGLADVHVQAGTTNNKERFSGQIAQINKLIATSTPKDRPLFSVVSGDLTNNATLQEFADFRAGTKVSTIPVWPAIGNHEYFFQSGNTYADLVDNYRQTVGPEWYSFSSGDRHFVMLDNIQGLNQPDQLRWLEQDLALVPRWQQVVVITHIPINTPQATTVDKLPALVKLLERHNTKLLLAGHTHSNDVDAAPIKGALHAVTTSSSYTIDQTPNGFRVVSFKGNRINLPFREYGQSKNLTIVNPAPGGSLPRARTAIEVNAYDTSLEVASARYRIDNGGWRSLSAVGDWTWTAPVDARSWLLGSHKITVETTGTDGTKSWQEGTFSVVAASAAPEQGAPWTAFHGNPAHTGLTTDAVKPPLRLAWTHFTQGKILTGSPAVVDGGVYIGVRDENDVKLNAVHALDLATGKLRWSVKADGQVEGTPSVVDGVVYATSIRGTVYAIKASTGKVLWSYRAGNPGDRVWMYQAPTVVDGVIYQSYSTGAGTALEAIDAATGTRKWIANSGIGGNWHSFGTAAVADGLVVHAAQGGLLSAFDTATGTRKWAKAPAGGWTRTAPVLADGQLLMTFQGDIVVALDPSTGVERWRYRSPGKSFLAGDGTASAPAVSNGVAYVSFADGSVTALDLATGLKRWSHQTGHGVLSSPAVSGDVVYVGGNDGFVRALDAATGAELWKHRLGPWVASSPAVSGNALVIGAYDGNVYAFTSAS
- a CDS encoding nickel/cobalt transporter — protein: MRRPPLRAARPPLVRRALGVLLAALVLALAAPTLAQAHNGNVGFSEIRIAGNDVEYDLYLDARQLSAALVLSTEGDTPIPGAGNGLKLQRAELVKLVTDGVKITNASQAVAPKLESVEATSAGKLTDLGGVAMMGDIPLLHVTLRFAFPTAVQDYAIDYRLFLAQKGQEQHANLAWLHENGKTRTFIFNPGGQPLVPDAKDTKNAAAKTTLKSADNPFGDTDLSALANRTLDSPITAASLFAMAFFFGCVHALGPGHGKSVMAAYVVGTQGRARDAVAIGVVVALMHTLSVLVIGVGLWQAWEAFAPEELFPWLSLASGIAVLGVGLWMCRRWFRRKTTEAHGHGHGHGHGHGHGHGHGHGHGHSHELPDGVKPLSWPGILALAASGGLLPSPSALVVLLGATAAGRIAFGLTLIAAFSLGLAATLVVVGLSLVWGRNVVASRPRGQRLLAKTPQVSAVVLTAVGIVLTISAFTQFA
- a CDS encoding RidA family protein; its protein translation is MAREEIRTDKAPTPAGAYSQGIVANGFLYTAGFGPVDPATGQLVEGGVAEQTAQVMRNIAAVLAEKGLDFSDVVKSTVHLASADDWADFNKAYESFLTPPYPVRTTVGSTIKGILVEVDVVAALR
- a CDS encoding TetR/AcrR family transcriptional regulator — translated: MTRKRDREQTRQELLATARRQFARAGYDGTSVRDVAGAVGVDPALVFRYFGSKRGLFDEAMAAHTDAMIDAPLEQWPRELLGRLVFQDWEEYDGEHPLIVALRSIGSDDERDRLRDEICAAHIDKLADLAGDAKDKQLRAELFAAWMLGLGILRSAVRTPALAKAEQQDLQPHLEAVAEAIFGRPIPGPE
- a CDS encoding SDR family NAD(P)-dependent oxidoreductase; amino-acid sequence: MRDLVVAGGTTGMGRALALHYLRLGARVTVVGSSAARGAEFLASAGDGDGAFVQADLRSVAENARVLAAVRSRHSRLDGLVLTAMMAPLRREVTVDGFESAFALYYVSRFVLSYGLTSLLEKGSAPVIVSIGGTGMTTGSIAWDDLTLSRGFGMVKATLQAGRANDLLGVHYVQNHPSGRTRFLLDHPGHTDSGTNHTPQPLRTVLRVVGKLFAQTPEQAVAPIIELMDAPPSGQRLIAWDRDKPVDLALPTLDPTNAQRLYDLTKHLVEDVDEAAAS